One Phragmites australis chromosome 23, lpPhrAust1.1, whole genome shotgun sequence DNA window includes the following coding sequences:
- the LOC133905924 gene encoding uncharacterized protein LOC133905924 produces MAFHVACPITCRRVCDCELGFGAASARKRGVAPAAAWADAAATLEGFLADPWLLRPVGAAAEGEAYGSAAAATVQVEVPPLEPPPDEGEDEACRAAAQRGAAAAEDLARRLEGGAFGSPEAEGDEEDWDCRYQGNASVKVMCRLCFSGENEGSTKAAKMLPCKLCNKRYHRNCLKSWGEHRDLFHWSSWVCPSCRSCEVCRRPGDPNKLMFCRRCDCAYHCYCQQPSHKNVTNGPYLCPKHTRCHSCGSGVPGSGHSTRWFLGYTCCDACGRLFVKGNYCPVCLKVYRDSEVIPMVCCDVCEKWVHIECDGISEEKYQQFQADQNLQYTCAACRGECSQIRDTEDAIRELWKRRDIVDQDLMVSLRAAAALPSLEDVSPSHPNSDDERLGAYVLKNDGRNTLKFSLKSSSSKPPSDSPEPEKVVLKSPGSNKKHSKKKGCQGNKTVDGQDEIFLERRKSNSHLGDKKTDANHAMISFKNDGNAYISSSTRSSEKNSKSSFTKAVVDNTDMVPKVKIKGSKVPSLHFKDAGEETTPKSDTGKGTKLVIHLSSRHKSRSGSPKSELSNSQREQELGSTHGGKVDVTSQLKSSKSEIKEKSVMKLVRETGVQQRNSLLADLGTSKRHATGKRSNAMISGMENANESGMRNRSFGHKQSLASQLNENQGAAASFPSGSPDNLKPSLLKLKFKRPHFEQPNTKASQPEGLTTWASQQEEPLNVSKGQRSKRKRPSMDKVDGSDGKSTKRHQQSADDEAMDANWILCKLGKDAIGKRIEVHLASDGKWHQGVVSNVINGMLCVQLDNGRSENVELGKHAIRLIAQRSKGGKR; encoded by the exons atggCGTTTCACGTCGCGTGCCCCATCACTTG cAGGAGGGTGTGCGACTGCGAGCTAGGGTTCGGCGCGGCGTCGGCGAGGAAGCGGGGGGTTGCCCCCGCGGCAGCAtgggcggacgcggcggcgacGCTCGAGGGGTTCCTCGCGGATCCGTGGTTGCTGCGCCCGGTCGGGGCCGCGGCGGAGGGGGAGGCATATGgatcggcggcagcggcgacggtGCAGGTGGAGGTGCCGCCTTTAGAGCCGCCGCCGGATGAGGGGGAGGACGAGGCGTGCCGGGCGGCGGCGCAGCgcggcgcggccgcggccgaGGACCTCGCCAGGCGGTTGGAGGGCGGCGCCTTCGGATCGCCG GAggcagaaggagatgaagaagattgGGACTGCAGATATCAAGGCAATGCTTCTGTCAAGGTTATGTGCCGTTTATGCTTTTCAGGAGAAAATGAGGGCAGCACAAAAGCTGCGAAAATGCTTCCATGTAAACTCTGCAACAAAAGATACCATAGGAATTGCTTGAAAAGCTGGGGGGAACATAGAG ATCTTTTTCACTGGAGCTCATGGGTCTGCCCCTCTTGCCGCAGCTGTGAg GTGTGCCGACGGCCTGGTGATCCCAATAAGTTGATGTTTTGTAGAAGGTGTGATTGTGCTTATCACTGCTACTGTCAGCAACCATCACACAAG AATGTTACCAATGGACCATATTTATGTCCAAAACATACGAGGTGTCACAGCTGTGGATCTGGTGTGCCTGGGAGTGGCCATAGCACAAG GTGGTTTTTGGGGTACACGTGTTGTGATGCTTGTGGACGATTGTTTGTGAAAGGAAACTACTGTCCGGTTTGCCTAAAG GTTTATAGAGACTCTGAAGTAATACCTATGGTTTGTTGTGATGTTTGTGAAAAGTGGGTGCATATTGAGTGTGATGGCATCAG CGAGGAAAAGTACCAACAGTTCCAAGCTGACCAAAACCTCCAGTATACATGTGCAGCATGTCGTGGGGAATGCTCCCAG ATTAGGGACACTGAAGATGCAATTCGGGAACTCTGGAAGAGGAGGGACATTGTTGACCAAGATCTTATGGTTAGTTTACGGGCTGCTGCTGCactgccttctctggaagatGTCTCACCATCTCATCCAAACTCGGATGATGAAAGGCTTGGTGCATATGTATTGAAAAATGATGGAAGAAATACTCTAAAATTTTCATTGAAAAGCAGCAGTAGTAAGCCTCCATCAGATTCACCTGAGCCAGAGAAGGTTGTTCTCAAGAGCCCTGGGTCGAATAAGAAACATTCCAAAAAGAAAGGCTGTCAGGGTAATAAAACAGTTGATGGCCAAGATGAAATATTTTTGGAGAGAAGGAAATCAAATAGCCATTTGGGAGATAAAAAAACAGATGCTAATCATGCTATGATTTCTTTTAAGAATGATGGCAATGCGTATATTTCATCTTCAACTCGAAGTTCAGAGAAGAACTCTAAATCATCATTCACtaaagctgttgtagacaatacTGATATGGTACCCAAAGTCAAGATTAAAGGAAGTAAGGTTCCAAGTTTGCATTTCAAGGATGCAGGCGAGGAAACTACTCCCAAGAGTGACACAGGGAAAGGTACCAAGTTGGTTATCCATCTTAGTTCGCGACACAAAAGTAGGAGTGGCTCTCCCAAGTCTGAACTGTCCAATTCTCAAAGAGAGCAAGAGCTGGGTTCAACGCATG GAGGGAAAGTTGATGTGACAAGCCAGCTGAAAAGCTCAAAGAGtgagataaaagaaaaaagtgtaATGAAGCTAGTTAGAGAGACTGGGGTGCAGCAAAGAAATAGCCTTTTGGCAGATCTTGGTACCTCAAAAAGGCATGCAACTGGAAAAAGGAGCAATGCTATGATTTCTGGAATGGAAAATGCAAATGAAAGCGGTATGAGAAACAGATCATTTGGACATAAACAATCTCTTGCTAGTCAGCTGAACGAGAACCAGGGAGCTGCTGCTTCATTTCCATCCGGCTCTCCTGATAACTTGAAGCCATCATTGCTCAAACTTAAATTTAAGCGTCCCCATTTCGAGCAGCCAAACACCAAGGCCTCTCAACCAGAGGGGCTAACCACTTGGGCTTCTCAGCAAGAGGAGCCGTTAAATGTTTCTAAAGGCCAGAGATCAAAGAGGAAGAGACCTTCGATGGATAAGGTGGATGGTTCGGACGGCAAGTCCACCAAGAGGCATCAACAGAGCGCAGATGATGAAGCAATGGATGCAAACTGGATACTGTGCAAGTTGGGAAAGGATGCGATCGGAAAGAGGATTGAGGTCCATCTAGCTTCTGATGGCAAATG GCATCAAGGGGTGGTGTCGAATGTCATCAATGGCATGCTTTGTGTTCAATTAGATAATGGCAGATCTGAGAATGTGGAGCTGGGAAAGCATGCCATTCGCTTGATAGCTCAAAGATCAAAGGGCGGAAAGCGATGA
- the LOC133906707 gene encoding pentatricopeptide repeat-containing protein At4g02820, mitochondrial, which yields MLARRLAPPAAARLLSTAAPVTSSVGGGGGGAGPASGRGDTLGKRLLKLIYPKRSAVVVLRRWAEEGRTVQKYQLNRVVRELRKYGRFKHALEICEWMRTQPEMRLLPGDHAVHLDLVAKVRGLASAEKFFEDMPERAKAPSTCNALLHTYVQHGARDKAEAMLAEMAEAGYLTCALPFNHMMSLYMVSGELERVPEMIKELRRYTVPDLVTYNIWLTYCSKKNSVKSAEKVFDLMMGDKVVPDWMTFSMLASIYINAGLHVKGRDALVEMEKRASRKERAAYSSLLTLYANLSDRGNLDRVWNTMREIFRKFSDTEYKCMLTSLTRFGDITAAESVYREWESASGTRDSRIPNTILSYYIKNCMIQKAESFLDHIVQKGVKPSYSTWELFVWGYLSHDRMDKVFECLKNALSSLQKWEPNHQLATTIFSEVEKTGDIEDAEKFLVMFRDAGYVTTEIYNSVLRTYAKAELMPLIIDERMEQDKVAMDEETRRLLRLTSNYPIGEVSTLMP from the exons ATGCTCGCCCGCCGGCTCGCGCCCCCTGCCGCCGCGAGGCTGCTCTCCACGGCGGCCCCAGTGACCTCCTCtgtcggcggcggaggaggaggcgcgggCCCCGCGTCAGGAAGGGGGGACACGCTGGGTAAGCGGCTGCTGAAGCTCATCTACCCGAAGCGGAGTGCGGTGGTGGTGCTGCGGCGGTGGGCGGAGGAGGGCCGCACCGTGCAGAAGTACCAGCTCAACCGCGTCGTCCGGGAGCTACGAAAGTACGGCCGCTTCAAGCATGCTCTCGAG ATCTGCGAGTGGATGCGGACGCAGCCGGAGATGCGTCTTCTCCCGGGAGACCACGCGGTGCACCTGGACCTGGTCGCCAAGGTCCGGGGCCTCGCCAGCGCCGAGAAGTTCTTCGAGGACATGCCCGAGCGGGCCAAGGCGCCGTCCACCTGCAACGCGCTGCTGCACACGTACGTGCAGCATGGCGCGCGGGACAAGGCTGAGGCCATGCTAGCAGAGATGGCCGAGGCCGGGTACCTGACCTGCGCGCTCCCGTTCAACCACATGATGTCGCTCTACATGGTGAGCGGCGAACTCGAGAGGGTGCCGGAGATGATCAAGGAGCTCAGGAGGTACACCGTCCCAGACCTCGTCACATACAACATATGGCTGACCTACTGCTCGAAGAAGAACAGCGTGAAGAGCGCGGAGAAGGTGTTTGATCTAATGATGGGTGACAAGGTTGTTCCTGACTGGATGACCTTCAGCATGCTGGCGAGCATTTACATCAACGCTGGGCTTCATGTCAAAGGGAGAGATGCACtggtggagatggagaagagggCCTCCAGGAAAGAGCGAGCCGCATACTCGTCGCTCCTCACCCTGTATGCAAATCTGTCGGATAGAGGTAACTTGGACAGGGTATGGAACACGATGAGAGAAATCTTCAGGAAGTTCAGCGACACCGAATACAAGTGCATGCTTACTTCACTCACGAGGTTTGGCGATATCACAGCAGCAGAGAGTGTTTACAGGGAATGGGAATCGGCTTCGGGGACACGTGACTCGAGGATACCAAACACAATCCTTTCATATTACATCAAGAATTGCATGATACAAAAGGCCGAGagttttcttgatcatattgtgCAAAAAGGAGTCAAGCCCAGCTATAGCACCTGGGAGTTATTTGTTTGGGGTTATCTCAGCCATGACAGGATGGACAAAGTCTTTGAATGCCTGAAGAATGCCCTGTCAAGCTTGCAGAAATGGGAGCCTAACCATCAGCTCGCCACGACAATCTTTTCTGAGGTTGAGAAGACAGGTGACATTGAAGATGCAGAGAAGTTCCTGGTCATGTTTCGGGATGCGGGGTATGTCACGACTGAGATATATAACTCGGTCCTGCGCACTTACGCAAAAGCTGAGCTGATGCCCCTGATAATTGATGAGCGGATGGAGCAGGATAAGGTGGCGATGGATGAGGAAACAAGGAGATTGTTGAGATTGACAAGCAATTACCCAATCGGTGAGGTTTCAACATTGATGCCTTGA